One stretch of Pyrenophora tritici-repentis strain M4 chromosome 4, whole genome shotgun sequence DNA includes these proteins:
- a CDS encoding CypX, Cytochrome P450, producing the protein MTAWFLLGLYGSLLTYRIFLHPLNRFRGPMAARISDLWLCTQLGGHDMHRLSERLSKQYGEFVRIGSSTLMLTHPLAVAAIYGPGSPCRKAAMYDFEQPNRGIATRHEPLHAVRRRVWSRGFGDKALRTYEPRVAAYVHMLLGRLADARGEPIDMARLAEAFAFDTMGDLGLGTDFGMLRDSRMHEAVEQLVKGMTIMGLRLPMWLMRLLVDVAQSLVPTEASTGFLTFCYHHLDRFMADPKRGERPSLMAPLLTYYENQDVVERDLSALRNDCRFIIIAGSDTVAATLTFAFFYLAKYPEHATRLRDELLPFRAPDGTFSHQRIFNAPHLNAVINETLRLHPPASTILRETPPQGILVGETFIPGNMTVFSSQYALGRSDAIYPKAADFIPERWHSRPDLIRNSAAYAPFSVGHHSCLGRPLALMEMRLTLAETLSRFEVAFAPGFDPDHFLDDVHDCMSWHIGNLDLTFTPIE; encoded by the coding sequence ATGACGGCGTGGTTCCTGCTAGGGCTCTACGGGAGCTTGCTTACGTACCGCATCTTCCTGCACCCGCTAAACCGCTTTCGCGGTCCTATGGCGGCGCGAATCAGTGACCTGTGGCTGTGCACGCAGCTTGGCGGTCACGATATGCACCGCCTCAGCGAGCGCCTTAGTAAGCAATATGGCGAGTTTGTGCGCATCGGCTCTTCGACGCTGATGCTCACCCATCCTCTGGCCGTTGCCGCCATTTACGGGCCCGGCAGCCCATGCCGCAAGGCTGCCATGTACGACTTTGAGCAGCCCAACCGTGGCATAGCGACGCGTCATGAGCCGCTGCATGCTGTTCGACGACGTGTATGGAGCCGTGGATTTGGAGACAAGGCTCTCCGCACCTACGAGCCCCGTGTCGCTGCATATGTGCACATGCTGCTTGGACGACTAGCCGATGCCCGCGGTGAGCCCATCGATATGGCCCGCCTGGCAGAGGCGTTTGCCTTCGATACCATGGGCGATCTTGGCCTCGGGACCGACTTTGGCATGCTGCGCGACTCCCGCATGCACGAAGCGGTTGAACAGCTCGTCAAGGGAATGACCATTATGGGCTTAAGGTTGCCCATGTGGCTGATGCGTCTGCTCGTTGACGTCGCGCAGTCGCTGGTGCCCACCGAGGCCTCGACGGGTTTCCTGACCTTTTGCTATCACCACCTCGATCGCTTCATGGCCGACCCCAAGCGCGGCGAGCGGCCAAGCCTGATGGCCCCGCTGCTCACCTACTACGAGAACCAAGACGTCGTCGAGCGTGACCTCTCGGCTCTCCGCAACGACTGTCGCTTCATCATCATTGCTGGCAGTGACACCGTCGCAGCCACCCTGACGTTTGCCTTTTTCTATCTCGCCAAGTACCCTGAACATGCGACTCGCCTGCGTGACGAGCTGCTGCCGTTCCGCGCTCCTGACGGTACATTTTCCCATCAGCGAATCTTTAACGCCCCCCATCTTAATGCCGTCATCAATGAGACGCTCCGCCTGCACCCGCCCGCCTCTACTATTTTACGCGAAACCCCACCCCAGGGTATTCTCGTCGGTGAAACCTTCATCCCCGGTAATATGACCGTCTTCTCTTCTCAATACGCCTTGGGCCGCTCCGATGCCATCTATCCCAAAGCTGCAGACTTCATACCCGAGCGCTGGCACTCTCGACCTGACCTCATCAGAAACAGCGCAGCTTATGCGCCATTTTCTGTTGGCCATCACAGCTGCCTGGGCCGTCCTTTAGCGCTGATGGAAATGCGACTTACTCTCGCAGAGACCCTCTCACGATTTGAGGTGGCATTTGCGCCTGGATTTGACCCTGATCATTTCCTAGATGACGTTCATGATTGCATGTCGTGGCATATTGGCAATCTAGATTTGACCTTTACGCCGATCGAGTAA
- a CDS encoding FabG, Dehydrogenase with different specificities (related to short-chain alcohol dehydrogenase): MAPAQAPSHAKRPEAGSQSMGSMWTQMFPPKPTYTEEQVPDLTGKVFIVTGSSSGVGKEAARILYAKNAKVYMAARPGHKASAAMTSIQESALTSAGDLVLLPLDLPDLMAVRKSAEQFLSLETNLHGLINNAGVQALHDTDGKARTAQGHEIHLGVNVLAPFLFTRLLTGVLSTTASREPPAAVRVVWVSSMGTETIGEKGRGLSSEFVDYWPLMSPLERYGLSKSGNWLHGVEFARRYADDGIASFPINPGHLKSDLYREGGSLFKFALRPVLYPPTYGAYVELFAALSPTLTLADSGKWIVPWGRIYPIRSDLSDATKTEAEGGNGHAKAFWDWSEEQVKEYL; encoded by the exons ATGGCACCAGCGCAAGCACCGAGCCATGCAAAGAGACCGGAAGCTGGGTCCCAGTCGATGGGAAGCATGTGGACGCAGATGTTTCCACCCAAGCCGACATACACTGAGGAGCAGGTACCTGATTTGACTGGCAAG GTTTTCATAGTGACGGGCTCCAGCTCGGGTGTGGGCAAAGAAGCTGCGCGGATTCTATATGCGAAGAACGCAAAGGTATACATGGCGGCACGGCCAGGACACAAGGCATCCGCAGCCATGACATCGATCCAAGAATCGGCGCTCACGTCAGCAGGCGATCTTGTTCTGTTACCACTCGATCTACCAGATCTGATGGCAGTGCGCAAGTCTGCGGAACAGTTTCTCTCGCTAGAAACTAACTTGCATGGGCTCATCAATAATGCAGGTGTGCAAGCACTCCACGACACAGACGGCAAGGCTCGAACAGCGCAAGGCCATGAAATCCACCTAGGTGTCAACGTACTGGCCCCGTTCTTGTTTACTCGCTTGTTGACTGGAGTGCTCTCCACGACGGCAAGTCGGGAGCCGCCTGCTGCCGTGCGCGTGGTATGGGTATCGTCTATGGGCACAGAGACAATTGGTGAAAAGGGACGCGGACTCTCTTCTGAATTTGTGGACTACTGGCCACTAATGTCGCCGCTGGAGCGTTATGGTCTAAGCAAATCTGGCAATTGGCTGCATGGTGTGGAATTCGCACGGCGCTATGCTGATGATGGCATCGCAAGTTTTCCCATCAACCCGGGCCACTTAAAGTCGGACCTATACCGGGAAGGCGGCTCGCTGTTCAAGTTCGCGCTAAGGCCTGTGCTGTATCCGCCCACATACGGGGCCTATGTCGAGCTGTTCGCCGCGCTGTCTCCCACATTGACCCTGGCAGACTCGGGAAAGTGGA TTGTCCCATGGGGCAGAATCTATCCTATCCGAAGTGATTTAAGCGATGCGACCAAGACTGAGGCCGAGGGAGGCAACGGTCATGCCAAGGCATTTTGGGACTGGAGCGAAGAGCAAGTCAAGGAATATTTGTAG